One genomic segment of Longimicrobiales bacterium includes these proteins:
- a CDS encoding SIMPL domain-containing protein — MKTTLTITTLATILAACATPATSSPPPPPQEAVGESWIQISGAAAVTVAADRAMVSFTMKTRASDASEAAGQNADAMTAVLDAMRAAGFNSLEIETFGYALNPEYSTTNNQRTREIIAYTVHNNVRTTIEDVDVVGRLVDTAIESGANRVAQISFFAADTEDARREALAMAVQGAREEGEVIASSLGYELGALSKSMAGRIGSHLSSIPMFRP, encoded by the coding sequence ATGAAGACAACACTGACAATCACTACGCTCGCAACGATACTGGCCGCCTGTGCCACTCCTGCCACCAGTAGTCCACCACCCCCACCTCAGGAGGCTGTCGGCGAGAGCTGGATCCAGATCAGCGGTGCCGCTGCTGTGACCGTGGCCGCGGATCGGGCGATGGTCAGTTTCACCATGAAGACGCGAGCGAGCGATGCGAGTGAAGCGGCTGGCCAGAACGCAGATGCCATGACGGCCGTCCTCGACGCAATGCGCGCGGCTGGCTTCAACAGTCTCGAGATCGAGACGTTCGGGTACGCCCTGAATCCCGAGTACTCGACCACGAACAACCAGCGAACCCGCGAAATCATCGCGTACACGGTGCACAACAACGTCCGTACGACGATCGAGGACGTCGACGTAGTCGGTCGGCTCGTGGATACCGCGATCGAATCAGGAGCCAATCGTGTGGCTCAGATCTCATTCTTCGCCGCGGATACAGAAGATGCACGTCGTGAGGCTCTCGCCATGGCGGTCCAGGGCGCTCGCGAAGAGGGTGAGGTCATCGCGTCGTCACTGGGTTACGAGCTCGGCGCCCTCTCGAAATCAATGGCGGGGCGAATCGGATCGCACCTCAGTTCTATTCCGATGTTCCGGCCATGA